In Elaeis guineensis isolate ETL-2024a chromosome 1, EG11, whole genome shotgun sequence, a genomic segment contains:
- the LOC105034749 gene encoding MLO-like protein 1 — MARGGEAEKEAILLEFTPTWIVAAVCSVIVFISLFVERLLHYFGKALKKKNQKPLFDALQKVKEELMVLGFISLLLTVFQGSIQNICIPEGWTRHMLPCKKELEEAATTEHFFAGVLGSGRRLLSGSGLGEEHCRRKGKVPLLSLEAIHHLHIFIFVLAITHVVFSVLTMLLGGAQISQWKRWEESIQKEITGNGAASQKVTHVQQFEFIRDHFKGIGKDLRILSWVHCFAKQFYGSVTKSDYTTMRLGFIMTHCRGNPKFDFHKYMVRTLEADFRKVVGLSWYLWIFVIIFMVLNVNGWHTFFWIAFIPLILLLALGTKLEHVITQLAREVAEKHSAIEGDLVVKPSDDHFWFHRPRLVLYLVHFILFQNAFEIAFFFWILTTFGLDSCMLDHVGFVIPRLVIGVIIQLLCSYSTLPLYAIVSQMGSSFKKAIFDEHVQEGLVSWAEKVKRRKGAKVGNELAGLSRRSAESSVKIEMQGLVRKKEEGGGGHAHPDMP; from the exons ATGGCCAGGGGAGGCGAAGCCGAAAAGGAAGCTATCCTTCTGGAGTTCACGCCCACATGGATCGTCGCCGCTGTGTGCTCCGTAATCGTCTTCATCTCCCTCTTCGTCGAGCGATTGCTCCATTACTTCGGAAAG GCTCTGAAGAAGAAGAACCAGAAGCCCCTCTTCGATGCGCTACAGAAAGTTAAAGAAG AGTTGATGGTGTTGGGGTTCATATCGCTGCTGCTGACGGTGTTCCAAGGGTCTATCCAGAATATCTGCATCCCCGAGGGATGGACCAGGCACATGCTTCCCTGCAAAAAGGAGTTGGAGGAGGCTGCCACGACGGAGCACTTCTTTGCCGGTGTTCTCGGCAGTGGCCGGCGGCTGCTTTCTGGAAGTGGACTTGGGGAGGAACATTGCCGAAGGAAG GGAAAAGTCCCATTGCTATCTCTTGAAGCAATACATCACTTGCATATCTTCATTTTTGTTCTGGCAATCACTCATGTGGTTTTCAGTGTTCTCACCATGCTTCTGGGCGGAGCACAG ATCAGTCAGTGGAAACGTTGGGAAGAGTCAATCCAGAAAGAAATAACGGGAAATG GGGCAGCTTCCCAAAAGGTTACCCATGTGCAACAATTTGAGTTTATCAGGGACCATTTCAAGGGTATTGGCAAAGATTTGCGGATCCTAAGTTGGGTG CATTGTTTTGCTAAGCAATTCTATGGTTCTGTAACTAAATCAGACTACACCACAATGAGACTGGGTTTTATTATG ACACATTGCAGGGGGAACCCAAAATTTGATTTCCATAAGTATATGGTGCGAACGCTTGAAGCTGATTTCAGGAAAGTTGTTGGTCTAAG cTGGTACCTTTGGATCTTTGTGATTATCTTCATGGTGCTGAATGTTAACG GTTGGCATACATTTTTTTGGATCGCATTCATTCCTTTGATT CTTCTGCTTGCTCTTGGCACTAAATTGGAGCATGTCATTACTCAGTTGGCACGTGAGGTTGCTGAAAAGCATTCAGCAATAGAAGGTGATCTGGTAGTCAAGCCATCAGATGATCACTTCTGGTTCCACCGGCCGCGTCTTGTACTGTACCTTGTTCACTTTATCCTCTTTCAAAATGCCTTCGAGATTGCATTTTTCTTCTGGATACTG ACTACTTTTGGCTTAGATTCCTGCATGTTGGATCATGTTGGTTTTGTCATCCCCAGACTTGTGATTGG GGTCATCATCCAGCTTCTCTGCAGCTATAGCACACTACCACTGTATGCCATTGTCTCACAG ATGGGGAGTTCTTTTAAGAAGGCCATATTTGATGAGCATGTGCAAGAGGGTCTTGTTAGCTGGGCTGAGAAGGTAAAGAGGAGGAAGGGGGCAAAAGTGGGCAATGAGCTTGCTGGATTAAGCCGCAGATCAGCAGAATCTTCTGTCAAGATTGAGATGCAGGGACTCGTTAGGAAGAAGGAAGAGGGGGGAGGTGGACATGCTCACCCAGATATGCCATAG